In one window of Halomarina pelagica DNA:
- a CDS encoding glycosyltransferase family 2 protein: MVVVALSTQSAFLLLVATAVLVWGVARYRRRFVKVDLYIALAIAVGVFMVGFFPTVYDAIGVLLDIENRVITILLVANLGFIAFCLYLLGTLRETRVKLGDLTRNLSIDQASTHQTAYPDGGDQSTIHVVIPAYNEEKSIRGVIESLPESLLDHLVVPVVVSDGSADATAERARIEGTMVVEHPVNQGQGGALKTGFELAQQAGADIVVTMDGDGQHPAEELERLVRPIVEGEADYVMGSRRRGADNSGNGATRRAGIRAFTVLINSLTDASITDCTNGFRAIRGSELDRLTLTEERFSAPELIIEARKNGLRIQEVPITVEERQAGETKKPSLGYAVGLTRTILTTWLR, translated from the coding sequence ATCGTCGTGGTAGCCCTTAGCACGCAATCGGCCTTCCTGTTGCTGGTCGCCACTGCCGTCCTCGTCTGGGGAGTCGCGCGCTACCGTCGACGGTTCGTGAAGGTTGACCTCTACATCGCTCTCGCGATCGCCGTCGGCGTCTTCATGGTCGGCTTCTTCCCGACGGTGTACGACGCCATCGGCGTGCTGCTCGACATCGAGAACCGCGTCATCACGATCCTGCTCGTCGCCAACCTCGGATTCATCGCCTTCTGCCTGTACCTGCTCGGCACGCTTCGGGAGACGCGGGTGAAGCTCGGGGACCTCACGCGGAACCTCTCGATCGATCAGGCGTCGACCCACCAGACGGCGTACCCCGACGGTGGCGATCAGTCGACGATCCACGTGGTCATCCCCGCCTACAACGAGGAGAAGAGCATCCGCGGCGTCATCGAATCGCTGCCCGAGTCGCTGCTCGATCACCTCGTCGTCCCCGTCGTCGTCTCGGACGGCTCGGCGGACGCGACGGCGGAGCGCGCGCGCATCGAGGGCACGATGGTCGTCGAACACCCGGTCAATCAGGGGCAGGGCGGCGCGTTGAAGACGGGGTTCGAACTCGCCCAGCAGGCCGGCGCGGACATCGTCGTCACGATGGACGGCGACGGGCAGCACCCCGCCGAGGAACTCGAACGGCTCGTCCGCCCCATCGTCGAGGGCGAGGCGGACTACGTGATGGGATCGCGCCGGCGGGGGGCGGACAACTCCGGCAACGGCGCGACGCGTCGCGCCGGGATCCGGGCGTTCACCGTCCTCATCAACTCCCTGACCGACGCGAGCATCACGGACTGCACGAACGGGTTCCGCGCGATCCGCGGCTCCGAACTCGACCGGCTCACCCTGACCGAAGAGCGCTTCAGCGCGCCGGAACTCATCATCGAGGCCCGGAAGAACGGACTGCGCATCCAGGAGGTCCCGATCACCGTCGAGGAGCGCCAGGCGGGCGAGACGAAGAAGCCGAGCCTCGGATACGCGGTCGGGCTGACGCGGACGATCCTGACGACCTGGCTGCGGTGA
- a CDS encoding IS1595 family transposase — MIPLDVFGSESVAADLLAQVRWRDGVTCPRCRSDRTVRNGSYREFQRYLCKNCDRTFNDKTGTIFAHSKIALRRWLFSIYAFLRFNTSLRQLQCEIEVTHKTMHRRIERFARALDAPSLDLVGPVEIDEVYVNAGKKGRERDQESRSRGLSTRGRGSYDGDKPPVFIIADRGTGQRYVIPAKAADESTIRLLLADRKEESLTVYTDGFRAYEPLEDDDAFDREYVVHGDGEYADEEVHVNTCESHASLTRRWLSPHRGVSKDKLTQYLRAFQLRRELFRKPGRDALKHAVRATL, encoded by the coding sequence ATGATTCCGCTAGATGTGTTTGGGTCGGAATCGGTCGCAGCGGACCTGTTGGCGCAGGTTCGCTGGCGTGACGGTGTTACCTGTCCTCGCTGCCGTTCTGACCGAACGGTCAGAAACGGCAGCTACAGAGAGTTTCAGCGGTATCTCTGTAAGAATTGTGACCGCACGTTCAACGACAAGACGGGCACAATCTTTGCTCACTCGAAGATCGCGCTCCGCCGGTGGTTGTTCTCGATCTACGCGTTTCTCCGGTTTAACACCAGTCTCCGCCAACTACAGTGCGAAATCGAGGTAACACACAAGACGATGCACCGGCGCATCGAGCGCTTCGCCAGAGCGCTCGATGCGCCTTCCCTCGATCTCGTTGGTCCGGTTGAAATCGACGAAGTGTACGTCAACGCGGGGAAGAAAGGCCGCGAGCGCGACCAGGAGTCGCGCTCGCGTGGCCTGTCCACGCGCGGGCGAGGTTCGTACGATGGCGACAAGCCACCCGTGTTCATAATCGCTGATCGCGGGACCGGACAGCGGTACGTGATTCCAGCGAAAGCCGCCGACGAATCGACGATTCGACTCCTCCTTGCTGACCGCAAAGAGGAGTCGCTCACGGTCTATACCGACGGCTTTCGAGCGTACGAACCGCTCGAAGACGACGACGCATTCGACCGCGAATACGTCGTCCACGGCGACGGCGAATACGCCGATGAGGAAGTTCACGTCAACACCTGCGAGAGCCACGCGTCGCTGACGCGACGGTGGCTCTCGCCCCATCGAGGCGTCTCGAAAGACAAGTTGACGCAGTATCTCAGAGCGTTCCAACTACGTCGGGAACTGTTTCGGAAACCCGGTCGAGACGCTCTCAAACACGCTGTTCGAGCGACGCTGTGA
- a CDS encoding DUF4350 domain-containing protein produces the protein MQRRTFLTTVAVTAASSTIAEGFDGALGHARAASTISPLVFGSTASLLDANYDPLTDDALIAVWAESTATNGDSDGDGYGVAYPDGTAIPLAAADGDVVGFGSMLVEDGTDWQAGNEEFLLNVWDAHAGGGTVLWDEGHGQYYTRSKFGEFVAYAEENGYAVAATTTLADDLPGASAAVVTSPSTAFTEGELRSLADFVADGGALFLHDQSDYGNYDETANLNDVPGYLGLGFRFNDDEVTDRTNNGGADYRPETDEFNASFPYFADREGLGLDPSKTYTVPVTDVVDGDTVDVDLDGTTESVRMLGIDTPEKASNSQYERPEEWEGIEDATYLESYGASATDYATARLAGETVDVSFDENEPVRDEYGRLLAYVRYDADGDGARDRLYNREILADGYARVYGSGFSRHDEFWAEEDDARNAKRAVWTESDPANSTEIRNRAVDDLFFPPTATVRTATGGVDPSRVPVFAESTAAQDLDGGHEYAGDLPLVALDEAANVAVFGGPLIDESYEEAEGFSTDTSGYENFVFLSNVIDHLTDRTGDVLVDGGHGQFAADFALSNEDAAYYQRYLEGVGIGFEQLNDLTNARLGDARALLVTAPTDALSAAELDAIAAFAANGGAVVLLGSGRATAAARDNLDAVAEALDTDLRVNADVVRDSTNNVGGDAAIPATSNFDTSFPLFDAYGSGGGTTGGKLAVAEIHADAAGNDWENLDDEYVVFENVGDAALALADWRVTDEVDKTYTFPAFTLDAGATVTLHTGSGTDTGTDLYWGYGAPVWNNGGDTVSVYDDAGTLVLKESY, from the coding sequence GTGCAACGACGGACGTTCCTGACGACGGTTGCGGTGACGGCGGCCAGCTCGACGATCGCGGAGGGGTTCGACGGCGCGCTCGGCCACGCCCGGGCCGCGTCGACCATCTCGCCGCTCGTGTTCGGCTCGACCGCGAGCCTGCTGGACGCGAACTACGACCCGCTCACCGACGACGCGCTGATCGCGGTGTGGGCCGAGTCGACCGCGACGAACGGCGACTCCGACGGCGACGGGTACGGCGTCGCCTACCCCGACGGGACCGCGATCCCGCTCGCGGCGGCGGACGGCGACGTGGTGGGCTTCGGCTCGATGCTGGTCGAGGACGGCACCGACTGGCAGGCCGGCAACGAGGAGTTCCTGCTCAACGTCTGGGACGCCCACGCGGGCGGCGGGACCGTCCTCTGGGACGAGGGACACGGCCAGTACTACACGCGCTCGAAGTTCGGCGAGTTCGTCGCCTACGCCGAGGAGAACGGCTACGCCGTCGCCGCGACGACGACGCTCGCCGACGACCTCCCCGGCGCGAGCGCGGCGGTCGTCACCTCCCCGAGCACCGCGTTCACGGAGGGCGAACTCCGGTCGCTCGCGGACTTCGTCGCGGACGGCGGCGCGCTGTTCCTGCACGACCAGAGCGACTACGGGAACTACGACGAGACGGCGAACCTGAACGACGTCCCCGGGTACCTCGGCCTCGGCTTCCGGTTCAACGACGACGAGGTGACCGACCGGACGAACAACGGCGGCGCGGACTACCGGCCCGAGACGGACGAGTTCAACGCGTCGTTCCCCTACTTCGCCGACCGTGAAGGGCTCGGTCTCGACCCCTCGAAGACCTACACGGTCCCCGTCACCGACGTCGTCGACGGCGACACGGTCGACGTCGACCTGGACGGGACGACCGAGTCGGTCCGGATGCTCGGCATCGACACGCCGGAGAAGGCCTCGAACAGCCAGTACGAGCGCCCCGAGGAGTGGGAGGGGATCGAGGACGCGACCTACCTCGAGTCGTACGGGGCGAGTGCGACCGACTACGCGACGGCGCGACTCGCGGGCGAGACCGTGGACGTCTCCTTCGACGAGAACGAACCGGTCCGCGACGAGTACGGTCGCCTGCTCGCGTACGTCCGCTACGACGCCGACGGCGACGGCGCGCGCGACCGGCTCTACAACCGAGAGATCCTCGCGGACGGCTACGCCCGCGTCTACGGCTCCGGATTCTCGCGCCACGACGAGTTCTGGGCCGAGGAGGACGACGCGCGCAACGCGAAGCGCGCCGTCTGGACGGAGAGCGACCCCGCGAACTCGACTGAGATACGCAACCGCGCGGTGGACGACCTGTTCTTCCCGCCGACGGCGACGGTCCGCACGGCGACCGGCGGCGTCGACCCCTCGCGCGTCCCCGTCTTCGCGGAGTCGACCGCCGCGCAGGACCTCGACGGCGGACACGAGTACGCGGGTGACCTCCCGCTCGTCGCGCTCGACGAGGCCGCCAACGTCGCCGTCTTCGGCGGCCCGCTGATCGACGAGTCCTACGAGGAGGCCGAGGGGTTCTCGACGGACACGAGCGGCTACGAGAACTTCGTCTTCCTCTCGAACGTGATCGACCACCTCACCGACCGTACCGGGGACGTGCTCGTCGACGGCGGACACGGGCAGTTCGCCGCCGACTTCGCCCTCTCGAACGAGGACGCCGCCTACTACCAGCGGTACCTCGAGGGCGTCGGGATCGGGTTCGAACAGCTCAACGATCTCACGAACGCCCGACTGGGCGACGCCCGGGCGCTCCTCGTCACCGCCCCGACCGACGCGCTCTCGGCGGCGGAACTGGACGCGATCGCCGCCTTCGCCGCGAACGGCGGGGCGGTCGTCCTCCTCGGCAGCGGCCGGGCGACCGCCGCCGCGCGCGACAACCTCGACGCCGTCGCCGAGGCCCTCGACACCGATCTGCGGGTGAACGCCGACGTCGTCCGCGACTCGACGAACAACGTCGGCGGCGACGCCGCGATCCCCGCGACGTCGAACTTCGACACGTCCTTCCCGCTGTTCGACGCCTACGGGTCGGGCGGCGGGACGACGGGCGGAAAGCTCGCCGTCGCGGAGATCCACGCGGACGCCGCCGGGAACGACTGGGAGAACCTCGACGACGAGTACGTCGTCTTCGAGAACGTCGGGGACGCGGCGCTCGCGCTCGCCGACTGGCGGGTGACGGACGAGGTGGACAAGACGTACACGTTCCCGGCGTTCACGCTCGACGCGGGCGCGACGGTCACGCTTCACACCGGATCGGGGACGGACACCGGGACCGACCTCTACTGGGGCTACGGCGCTCCCGTCTGGAACAACGGCGGCGACACGGTGTCCGTCTACGACGACGCCGGGACGCTCGTCCTGAAGGAATCGTACTGA
- a CDS encoding DUF6069 family protein: MPTAETPRESVVTPARSSRDLLVRGALALVVAVLGAALVRLVAGALLVVPAGFDPMGWTPIVTSSAVAAVGATLVYAVLTRLVARPDRWFVAVAAVVLALSALPLVTVAPGLPGATTELVAVLGVMHLVVGVGIVVALVRGTKIVAR; the protein is encoded by the coding sequence ATGCCTACCGCCGAAACTCCCCGTGAGTCCGTCGTAACGCCCGCTCGAAGCTCCCGCGACCTCCTCGTCCGCGGCGCGCTCGCGCTCGTCGTCGCCGTCCTCGGGGCGGCGCTCGTCCGCCTCGTCGCCGGGGCGCTGCTCGTCGTCCCCGCCGGGTTCGACCCGATGGGGTGGACCCCGATCGTCACGAGCAGCGCCGTCGCCGCCGTCGGCGCGACGCTGGTCTACGCCGTCCTGACGCGCCTCGTCGCCCGCCCGGACCGCTGGTTCGTCGCCGTCGCCGCGGTCGTCCTGGCGCTCTCCGCGCTCCCGCTCGTCACCGTCGCCCCCGGCCTGCCCGGCGCGACGACCGAACTCGTGGCCGTCCTCGGCGTCATGCACCTCGTCGTCGGCGTCGGGATCGTGGTCGCGCTCGTCCGCGGGACGAAGATCGTCGCCCGCTGA
- a CDS encoding Na+/H+ antiporter NhaC family protein encodes MPALSFEPLTFEEIDPDERPTLVQAFVPLVGMLLFLGVGKLVFGLDPQLPLLWSIALTGVVGHYWLGFSWERLYEGVVDGLVMGMQAILIIFVIYMLIATWMGAGTIPGLIYYGLDVLSPRVFLPAAALLAALVAFAVGSSWTTAGTLGVAFIGIGAGLGVPAPMTAGAVLSGAYTGDKISPLSDTTNLAAAVTNTDLMTHVRTMRVGTTIALGVSVLGYAALGLGFAGAVPAGRVDAIQSAIAGAYAIHPLVFLPLLFTFALALRGYPALPTLAAGALLGGITQILVQGGPFVGTWTLASLGQTVTAASFTAAWEVAQSGTSPETGMKLVDDLLASGGLVGSAWTITIVIPALALGGMLERTGVLAVVAHSIGRAVSSVAGLTAGTVAAAFSMNVLSAEQYMSIVVPGMSLRGIYDDFDLESRNLSRAVEAGGTTTSALVPWNSGGVYMATVLGVPTLAYAPYYFFGFLSPLVVVLMGLVGWRITAQDEESTPGLAAAARSLADDD; translated from the coding sequence ATGCCAGCGCTGTCGTTCGAACCGCTCACCTTCGAGGAGATCGACCCGGACGAGCGGCCGACCCTGGTGCAGGCGTTCGTCCCCCTGGTCGGGATGCTCCTGTTTCTCGGCGTCGGAAAGCTCGTCTTCGGTCTCGACCCCCAGTTGCCGCTCCTCTGGAGCATCGCGCTCACGGGCGTCGTCGGTCACTACTGGCTCGGCTTCTCGTGGGAGCGGCTGTACGAGGGCGTCGTCGACGGACTCGTGATGGGGATGCAGGCGATCCTCATCATCTTCGTCATCTACATGCTCATCGCCACCTGGATGGGCGCGGGGACGATCCCGGGGCTCATCTACTACGGTCTCGACGTGCTCTCGCCGCGGGTGTTCCTGCCCGCGGCCGCGCTGTTGGCGGCGCTCGTCGCCTTCGCCGTCGGGTCGTCGTGGACGACGGCCGGCACGCTCGGCGTCGCCTTCATCGGCATCGGGGCGGGGCTCGGCGTCCCCGCGCCGATGACCGCCGGTGCCGTGCTCTCGGGCGCGTACACCGGCGACAAGATCTCGCCGCTGTCGGACACGACGAACCTCGCCGCCGCCGTCACCAACACCGACCTCATGACCCACGTCCGGACGATGCGCGTCGGGACGACCATCGCGCTGGGCGTCTCCGTGCTCGGCTACGCCGCGCTCGGCCTCGGATTCGCGGGGGCGGTCCCCGCCGGCCGCGTCGACGCCATTCAGTCGGCCATCGCGGGGGCGTACGCGATCCACCCGCTCGTCTTCCTGCCGCTGCTGTTCACGTTCGCCCTCGCGCTGCGTGGCTACCCCGCGCTCCCGACGCTCGCGGCGGGCGCGCTCCTCGGCGGGATCACGCAGATCCTCGTCCAGGGCGGCCCGTTCGTCGGGACGTGGACGCTCGCCTCGCTCGGGCAGACCGTGACCGCCGCGTCGTTCACGGCGGCGTGGGAGGTCGCACAGAGCGGCACGTCTCCGGAGACGGGGATGAAGCTCGTCGACGACCTGCTCGCGAGCGGCGGCCTCGTCGGCTCCGCGTGGACCATCACCATCGTGATCCCGGCGCTCGCGCTCGGCGGGATGCTCGAACGGACGGGCGTGCTCGCGGTCGTCGCCCACTCCATCGGCCGGGCGGTCTCAAGCGTCGCCGGACTCACCGCGGGGACCGTCGCCGCCGCGTTCTCCATGAACGTCCTCTCCGCCGAGCAGTACATGAGCATCGTCGTGCCGGGGATGAGCCTCCGCGGCATCTACGACGACTTCGACCTGGAGAGCCGCAACCTCTCGCGGGCGGTCGAGGCGGGCGGGACGACCACGAGCGCGCTCGTCCCGTGGAACTCCGGCGGCGTCTACATGGCGACCGTCCTCGGCGTCCCGACGCTCGCCTACGCGCCGTACTACTTCTTCGGCTTCCTCTCGCCGCTGGTCGTCGTACTGATGGGTCTCGTCGGCTGGCGCATCACCGCGCAGGACGAGGAGAGCACGCCGGGGCTCGCCGCCGCCGCGCGCTCGCTCGCCGACGACGACTGA
- a CDS encoding right-handed parallel beta-helix repeat-containing protein, with amino-acid sequence MSESAADDGPPMEGEAEADRSLLDRREYLRLGAAAAGVVAIGSRVGRAAGTTRHGIEFDRVLNAVEDLGMDPGGEEPIDEAFYGAMTDGTLVEFPPGRYLFTGYEDQRELNRFGVRGLGAHRNDVEFVTPPGESSYFLWIRDGSDVLIENLTFQQRMRRDGGDIGNVVRIRDGLQVHDVEFAGFNTSGDTDRWGLLPKITDPDGEGLVTGFVHTGPSDFEPHGVNDGAGGVFQGHRGTLTWRNCHIENAAGDGGLYTGKHEGSCNFENCLFKNNDMAVLRLGAGSYVRDSTIVLDWDDAHPENTGDPGGVSGLYFSSGPWGKTGGGVYDCDVVVRSAYRGTPGMGAIVVNASDGDVTIQNTRIRNDVDDQPAVFAFAPGERFPSHGVPPKDSWGITLDGVSITGSARNEDGAVFLDKRPGSVVRDCCVQMEHGDGIHLEDSPDCVVDNTTINVPGTAIDYVRSSAETRGLRYDESCPLPSERWRRSDDDSAAEGSSPSIRPAETTEPAETTEHHLKLHSEEPSPYSFAVSGDLSFDPAFGTEDYLDGNATSGFLVGGTDAYRFTGRVTSFEVDGPVEIELDGEAVTASELRSMDDRAEETDGGDAGDGSTDTGDGSGDDGSVGDGSPDGSGDDAPADGSRRHLTLHSEESSPYSFAVSGDLSFDPAFGTEDYLDGNATSGFLVGGTDAYWFTGSVTDFQVDGPVEIELDGEAVTASELLSESRPSHTLAVVSTGDRAATYRFTVSGGIDPHPDAEAADAGDAISGGSAEGAVLGGTDAYRVTGIVTDFQLDGPAAVYVDDRQVDPELLASRGIDGAVLPHTFVVDGTGGDPCSYVLAVDGTIAEHPWGGDDRAADAVAGGRVEGRVDGGVDAYHFSGDLTELRMDGTAQLSFLG; translated from the coding sequence GTGAGCGAATCCGCAGCGGACGATGGCCCCCCGATGGAGGGGGAGGCGGAGGCGGACCGGTCGCTTCTGGATCGACGCGAGTACCTGCGGCTCGGCGCGGCGGCGGCGGGCGTCGTCGCGATCGGCAGTCGGGTAGGGCGGGCGGCGGGGACGACCCGCCACGGCATCGAGTTCGACCGGGTCCTGAACGCCGTCGAGGACCTCGGGATGGACCCCGGCGGCGAGGAACCGATCGACGAGGCGTTCTACGGCGCGATGACCGACGGGACGCTCGTCGAGTTCCCGCCGGGTCGATACCTCTTCACCGGATACGAGGATCAGCGCGAGCTGAACCGCTTCGGCGTCCGGGGACTCGGCGCGCACCGGAACGACGTCGAGTTCGTCACGCCCCCCGGCGAGTCGTCGTACTTCCTCTGGATCCGCGACGGTAGCGACGTCCTGATCGAGAACCTCACCTTCCAGCAGCGGATGCGCCGGGACGGCGGCGACATCGGTAACGTCGTCCGCATTCGCGACGGACTCCAGGTTCACGACGTCGAGTTCGCGGGGTTCAACACGAGCGGCGACACCGACCGCTGGGGATTGCTCCCGAAGATCACCGATCCCGACGGGGAGGGGCTCGTTACGGGGTTCGTCCACACCGGCCCGTCCGATTTCGAACCGCACGGCGTCAACGACGGCGCGGGCGGCGTCTTCCAGGGACACAGGGGGACGCTCACCTGGCGAAACTGTCACATCGAGAACGCGGCGGGCGACGGCGGCCTCTACACCGGCAAGCACGAGGGATCGTGCAACTTCGAGAACTGCCTCTTCAAGAACAACGACATGGCCGTTCTACGCCTCGGCGCGGGATCCTACGTCCGGGACTCCACGATCGTCCTCGACTGGGACGACGCCCACCCGGAGAACACGGGCGACCCCGGCGGGGTCAGCGGGCTGTACTTCTCCAGCGGACCGTGGGGCAAGACCGGCGGCGGCGTCTACGACTGCGACGTCGTCGTGCGCAGCGCGTACCGGGGAACCCCCGGCATGGGCGCGATCGTCGTCAACGCCTCCGACGGCGACGTCACCATCCAGAACACGCGAATCCGCAACGACGTGGACGATCAGCCCGCGGTCTTCGCGTTCGCCCCCGGCGAGCGCTTCCCGTCCCACGGGGTTCCCCCGAAGGACAGCTGGGGGATCACCCTCGACGGCGTCTCGATCACGGGATCCGCGCGCAACGAGGACGGGGCGGTCTTCCTCGACAAGCGGCCCGGGTCGGTCGTCCGCGACTGTTGCGTCCAGATGGAGCACGGCGACGGCATCCACCTGGAGGACTCCCCCGACTGCGTCGTCGACAACACGACGATCAACGTCCCCGGGACGGCGATCGACTACGTCCGCTCGTCGGCGGAGACGCGGGGCCTGCGCTACGACGAGTCCTGTCCCCTCCCGAGCGAGCGGTGGCGACGGAGCGACGACGACAGCGCCGCCGAGGGCTCGTCGCCCTCGATCCGCCCCGCCGAGACGACCGAACCGGCCGAGACGACCGAACACCACCTGAAACTGCACTCCGAGGAGCCGTCGCCCTATTCGTTCGCGGTGAGCGGCGACCTGTCGTTCGACCCGGCGTTCGGGACGGAGGACTACCTCGACGGGAACGCGACCAGCGGCTTTCTCGTCGGCGGCACCGACGCCTATCGGTTCACGGGCCGCGTCACCTCGTTCGAGGTCGACGGGCCGGTCGAGATCGAACTCGACGGGGAGGCCGTCACCGCCTCGGAACTCCGCTCGATGGACGATCGCGCGGAGGAGACGGATGGTGGCGACGCCGGCGACGGATCGACCGATACCGGCGACGGATCCGGTGACGACGGCTCGGTCGGCGACGGATCGCCGGACGGATCCGGGGACGACGCACCCGCCGACGGGAGCAGGCGTCACCTGACACTGCACTCCGAGGAGTCGTCGCCCTACTCGTTCGCGGTGAGTGGCGATCTGTCGTTCGACCCGGCGTTCGGGACGGAGGACTACCTCGACGGGAACGCGACCAGCGGCTTTCTCGTCGGCGGCACCGACGCGTACTGGTTCACCGGGTCGGTGACCGACTTCCAGGTCGACGGACCGGTCGAGATCGAACTCGACGGGGAGGCCGTCACCGCCTCGGAACTCCTGTCTGAGTCTCGTCCCTCCCACACCCTGGCGGTCGTGAGCACGGGCGATCGGGCGGCGACCTACCGGTTCACCGTCAGCGGCGGTATCGACCCGCACCCCGACGCCGAGGCGGCCGACGCCGGGGACGCCATCTCCGGCGGCAGCGCGGAGGGTGCCGTCCTGGGCGGTACCGACGCCTACCGCGTTACGGGGATCGTCACCGACTTCCAGCTCGACGGTCCCGCCGCGGTCTACGTCGACGATCGACAGGTGGACCCGGAGCTGCTCGCCTCGAGAGGGATCGACGGGGCCGTCCTGCCCCACACGTTCGTCGTGGACGGGACCGGCGGCGACCCCTGCTCGTACGTGCTGGCGGTCGACGGTACCATCGCCGAGCACCCGTGGGGCGGCGACGACCGCGCGGCCGACGCGGTCGCCGGCGGTCGGGTGGAGGGGCGCGTCGACGGCGGCGTCGACGCCTACCACTTCAGCGGCGACCTGACGGAACTCCGGATGGACGGCACGGCGCAGCTCTCGTTCCTCGGGTAG
- a CDS encoding AAA family ATPase: MGVIGTVGLPGSGKGEAATVAREMAIPVVTMGDVIREECRRRGLDPADHHGEIARRLREEEGPLAIAERSLPHVEEALEGSDTVLVDGLRSDAEAERFEERFGEAFTLVAVTAPFDLRAERVGARARDNTDHDGESLAARDERELGFGMGAAIERADVTIENDGSLESFRARVRELLEEEGGKERGGCDR; encoded by the coding sequence ATGGGAGTCATCGGGACCGTCGGCCTGCCGGGCAGCGGAAAGGGCGAGGCGGCGACCGTCGCCCGCGAGATGGCGATTCCGGTCGTGACGATGGGCGACGTCATCAGGGAGGAGTGTCGCCGCCGCGGCCTCGACCCGGCCGACCACCACGGTGAGATCGCGCGTCGACTCCGCGAGGAGGAGGGACCGCTCGCGATCGCAGAGCGGTCGCTCCCGCACGTCGAGGAGGCCCTCGAAGGGAGCGACACCGTCCTCGTGGACGGCCTCCGATCGGACGCCGAGGCCGAACGCTTCGAGGAGCGCTTCGGGGAGGCGTTCACGCTCGTGGCCGTCACCGCGCCATTCGACCTCCGCGCGGAGCGCGTCGGCGCGCGGGCACGGGACAACACCGACCACGACGGCGAGTCGCTGGCGGCGCGCGACGAGCGCGAACTCGGCTTCGGCATGGGCGCGGCCATCGAGCGCGCGGACGTGACCATCGAGAACGACGGGAGCCTCGAATCGTTCCGCGCGCGGGTGCGGGAACTGCTGGAGGAGGAGGGAGGAAAGGAGAGAGGGGGGTGCGATCGATGA
- a CDS encoding RNA-binding domain-containing protein — translation MSAVYSVDVTIRAPVRATEVTDRVADAIRNVFPGVEVEERPGEVVATTHSLESFSEHLHRAEILDTARMTFLGNLEGDTFAFRLKKQAAFAGRVNFAVGTPDELGDIEVEVTVRDPDPETYVDHVAPPTEDGVPIDPDERGSDR, via the coding sequence ATGAGCGCCGTCTACAGCGTCGACGTGACGATCCGCGCGCCGGTGCGCGCGACGGAGGTGACCGACCGCGTCGCGGACGCGATACGGAACGTCTTCCCCGGCGTCGAGGTGGAGGAGCGCCCCGGCGAGGTCGTCGCGACGACCCACTCCCTCGAGTCGTTCTCCGAACACCTCCACCGCGCGGAGATCCTCGACACCGCCCGGATGACGTTCCTGGGGAACCTCGAGGGCGACACCTTCGCGTTCCGGTTGAAGAAGCAGGCGGCGTTCGCGGGGCGGGTCAACTTCGCCGTCGGCACCCCCGACGAACTGGGCGACATCGAGGTCGAGGTGACCGTCCGCGATCCGGACCCCGAGACGTACGTCGACCACGTCGCGCCGCCCACGGAGGACGGCGTCCCGATCGACCCCGACGAGCGCGGTTCCGATCGGTGA